In a genomic window of Williamwhitmania taraxaci:
- a CDS encoding IS1 family transposase, giving the protein MTIIEQIRELAKQLTEQERVTVMRELKNTDASLTAQLGEAKVCPHCSSSMIIKHSMFNGRQRSKCKTCGKTFTMLTGTPI; this is encoded by the coding sequence ATGACAATAATTGAACAAATCCGAGAACTCGCAAAACAGTTGACAGAACAAGAGCGCGTTACGGTAATGCGGGAGCTGAAAAATACGGATGCATCACTTACGGCTCAGCTGGGGGAGGCGAAAGTCTGCCCCCACTGCTCGAGCAGCATGATCATTAAGCACAGCATGTTCAATGGGAGGCAGCGCTCCAAGTGCAAAACGTGCGGCAAGACCTTTACTATGCTTACCGGAACGCCCATACA
- a CDS encoding DUF4834 domain-containing protein has product MFILGFLSLIVLRYKVKRFLKKNSAGYTENDTKRKPGEVWVDDKRDSSQSGSNKLKDVGDYVDYEEVKE; this is encoded by the coding sequence TTGTTCATCCTAGGATTTCTGTCCCTTATCGTCTTGCGCTATAAGGTAAAGCGATTCCTTAAGAAGAATAGCGCCGGGTATACCGAAAATGATACTAAGCGCAAGCCCGGTGAAGTTTGGGTGGACGATAAAAGAGATTCCTCCCAAAGTGGAAGCAACAAGCTAAAGGATGTAGGCGACTATGTCGACTACGAAGAGGTAAAGGAATAG